Proteins from one Catenuloplanes atrovinosus genomic window:
- a CDS encoding SDR family oxidoreductase, with protein MHVFVTGGTGAIGSAVVAELLGNGHTVLALARSDASARAAERAGAEPLRGGLADLDVLRAGAARAEGVIHLAFHHDFSTAEALAGAVAEESAAIAALGEVLIGSDRPFVTVAGTPVMAGRVSTEDDPASTDGPVGGRGVAVTGALALAARGVRASSVRLPRSVHHGGPGGFAAMLAAVARESGVSGYPGDGEQRWPAVHVLDAAVLFRLALERSPAGRAWHAVADEGDRVRDLATVIGRRLGLPVRPVPAETYGPIGAIMAIDQPSSGVRTREELDWVPKRPSLLDDLERMER; from the coding sequence ATGCACGTCTTCGTCACCGGCGGCACCGGCGCGATCGGGTCCGCGGTCGTCGCCGAGCTGCTCGGCAACGGCCACACCGTCCTCGCCCTCGCCCGCTCCGACGCGTCCGCCCGGGCCGCCGAGCGGGCCGGCGCCGAGCCGCTGCGCGGCGGCCTCGCCGACCTCGACGTCCTGCGCGCCGGCGCCGCGCGGGCCGAGGGCGTCATCCACCTGGCGTTCCACCACGACTTCAGCACCGCGGAGGCGCTGGCCGGCGCGGTCGCGGAGGAGAGCGCCGCGATCGCCGCCCTCGGTGAGGTCCTGATCGGCAGTGACCGGCCGTTCGTGACCGTGGCCGGCACGCCGGTCATGGCCGGCCGCGTGTCCACCGAGGACGACCCCGCGTCCACGGACGGGCCGGTCGGTGGCCGGGGTGTCGCGGTCACCGGCGCGCTGGCGCTGGCCGCGCGCGGGGTCCGCGCCTCCTCCGTCCGGCTGCCGCGCAGCGTGCACCACGGTGGGCCCGGCGGCTTCGCGGCCATGCTGGCCGCCGTCGCGCGGGAGAGTGGCGTGTCCGGCTACCCGGGCGACGGCGAGCAGCGCTGGCCCGCGGTGCACGTGCTCGACGCGGCCGTGCTCTTCCGGCTGGCGCTGGAGCGGTCACCGGCCGGCCGCGCCTGGCACGCCGTGGCCGACGAGGGGGACCGGGTGCGCGACCTCGCCACGGTCATCGGCCGCCGCCTGGGCCTGCCGGTCCGGCCGGTGCCCGCGGAGACGTACGGCCCGATCGGCGCGATCATGGCGATCGACCAGCCGTCGTCCGGCGTGCGTACCCGCGAGGAATTGGACTGGGTGCCGAAGCGGCCGAGCCTCCTCGACGACCTGGAGCGGATGGAGAGGTAG
- a CDS encoding TetR/AcrR family transcriptional regulator gives MARWEPGARERLVLAAVDLFNEQGYDATTVVQIAERAGVTKSTFFRHFPDKRSVLAAGQETLSRAFAAGIAEAPAGAGPLDAVAAGLERVSASMGPLNRELAPRLRAAVAANAELQEHTALKTVGLAAAVTAALVARGVPDPVAALAGELGTLAFKRGFAEWSEGDRAAHDDLSRYTLAALADLRVATAALG, from the coding sequence ATGGCACGGTGGGAGCCCGGCGCGCGCGAGCGCCTCGTCCTCGCGGCCGTCGACCTGTTCAACGAGCAGGGCTACGACGCCACGACGGTGGTCCAGATCGCGGAGCGGGCCGGGGTCACCAAGAGCACGTTCTTCCGGCACTTCCCGGACAAGCGCAGCGTGCTCGCGGCCGGCCAGGAGACGCTGAGCCGCGCGTTCGCCGCCGGGATCGCCGAGGCCCCGGCCGGCGCCGGCCCGCTCGACGCCGTCGCCGCCGGCCTGGAGCGCGTCTCCGCCTCGATGGGCCCGCTCAACCGCGAGCTGGCGCCGCGCCTGCGGGCCGCCGTCGCCGCGAACGCCGAGCTGCAGGAGCACACCGCGCTCAAGACGGTCGGGCTGGCGGCCGCGGTGACGGCCGCCCTGGTCGCGCGCGGCGTGCCCGACCCGGTCGCGGCGCTCGCGGGCGAGCTGGGCACGCTCGCCTTCAAGCGCGGCTTCGCCGAGTGGTCCGAGGGCGACCGCGCCGCTCACGACGACCTGTCCCGCTACACGCTGGCCGCCCTCGCCGACCTGCGCGTCGCCACCGCCGCGCTGGGCTGA
- a CDS encoding DUF1330 domain-containing protein, protein MTAYVIIDLDVTDSAGFREYAEAVLPMIRRAGGRPLVSDRQPVVLEGDWTPSTVVMYEFPDREAAERFWHSPEYQPLKELRRRYATVRVVVAENPPRP, encoded by the coding sequence GTGACCGCCTACGTCATCATCGATCTCGATGTCACCGATTCGGCCGGATTCCGCGAGTACGCCGAGGCCGTACTCCCGATGATCCGGCGCGCCGGGGGCCGCCCGCTGGTCTCCGACCGGCAGCCCGTGGTCCTGGAGGGCGACTGGACGCCGTCCACCGTGGTCATGTACGAGTTCCCGGACCGGGAGGCCGCGGAGCGCTTCTGGCACTCGCCGGAGTACCAGCCGCTCAAGGAGCTGCGCCGCCGGTACGCGACGGTCCGGGTCGTCGTCGCGGAGAACCCCCCGCGCCCGTGA
- a CDS encoding amidohydrolase family protein, which produces MSDRTALTNIRVFDGERLTEPRTVVVDGGLIGDDPTGAAPYDGGGAVLLPGLIDAHVHLHGRETLDRLAAHGVTTGLDMASWPAGLAASLRGVPGTADLRSAGLPVIGPAGPHSHLGMPAEAVLTDPDHAERYVETRLADGADYIKIVLEAPGEGGPDPAAATAVVSAAHARGRIVVAHAASAGAYALALDIGADVVTHVPLGPPLDGATAARVAADGRVAVPTLTIMEELARALGRAEAYAGAARGVGELHRAGVPILAGTDANAAPGSPSPVPHGESMHRELELLVDAGLTPAEALRAATVLPARHFGLADRGAVRPGLRADLLLIDGDPLADIRATRGVVRVWCGGVPFGG; this is translated from the coding sequence ATGAGCGACAGGACCGCCCTCACCAACATCCGGGTCTTCGACGGCGAGCGCCTCACCGAGCCGCGCACCGTGGTCGTCGACGGCGGGCTGATCGGCGACGACCCGACCGGCGCCGCGCCCTACGACGGTGGCGGCGCGGTGCTGCTGCCGGGCCTGATCGACGCCCACGTGCACCTGCACGGGCGGGAGACGCTGGACCGGCTCGCGGCCCACGGCGTGACCACGGGGCTCGACATGGCGAGCTGGCCGGCCGGTCTGGCCGCGTCGCTGCGCGGCGTGCCCGGCACGGCGGACCTCCGCAGCGCGGGCCTGCCGGTGATCGGTCCGGCCGGGCCGCACTCGCACCTGGGAATGCCCGCGGAGGCGGTCCTGACGGACCCGGATCATGCCGAGCGGTACGTGGAGACGCGGCTCGCGGACGGCGCCGACTACATCAAGATCGTGCTGGAGGCGCCGGGTGAGGGCGGGCCCGACCCCGCCGCGGCCACGGCGGTGGTGTCCGCCGCGCACGCCCGTGGCCGGATCGTGGTGGCGCACGCCGCCTCGGCCGGCGCGTACGCGCTGGCCCTCGACATCGGCGCGGACGTCGTGACGCACGTGCCGCTCGGCCCGCCGCTGGACGGCGCGACGGCGGCCCGGGTGGCGGCGGACGGGCGCGTCGCGGTGCCGACGCTGACCATAATGGAGGAGCTCGCCCGCGCGCTGGGCCGGGCCGAGGCGTACGCGGGCGCGGCCCGCGGCGTCGGCGAGCTGCACCGGGCCGGCGTGCCGATCCTGGCCGGCACCGACGCGAACGCCGCACCCGGCAGCCCGTCACCGGTGCCGCACGGCGAGAGCATGCACCGCGAGCTGGAGCTACTCGTCGACGCCGGCCTCACGCCCGCCGAGGCGCTGCGCGCGGCCACGGTGCTGCCGGCCCGCCACTTCGGGCTCGCCGACCGCGGCGCCGTGCGCCCGGGCCTGCGCGCGGACCTGCTGCTGATCGACGGCGACCCGCTGGCCGACATCCGCGCCACCCGCGGGGTCGTCCGCGTCTGGTGCGGCGGCGTGCCGTTCGGCGGCTGA
- a CDS encoding TetR/AcrR family transcriptional regulator, whose protein sequence is MTTTPARATRRRGDELTRAIYLATLAELAETSFDKLSFDRVAARAGTGKGGIYRRWASPADLVLAALTDPLCGFPDTPDPRTGSLRTDLLTLLRGFAHALDEPHGRALRPLMAQRARHPHLYERIRDLVFRPRQEMILGVLRTAVDRGEARPGAVTPRIAALGPRLVLASHMDAGPVPDTETTAIVDEILIPLIRPLSPTP, encoded by the coding sequence ATGACCACCACGCCGGCCCGCGCCACCCGGCGCCGCGGCGACGAGCTGACCCGCGCGATCTACCTGGCCACGCTGGCCGAACTCGCCGAGACCAGCTTCGACAAGCTCAGCTTCGACCGGGTCGCCGCGCGCGCCGGCACCGGCAAGGGCGGCATCTACCGCCGCTGGGCCTCCCCCGCCGACCTCGTCCTCGCCGCCCTGACCGACCCGCTCTGCGGCTTCCCGGACACCCCCGACCCGCGCACCGGCAGCCTCCGCACCGACCTGCTCACCCTGCTGCGCGGCTTCGCCCACGCACTCGACGAGCCGCACGGCCGCGCACTGCGCCCGCTGATGGCCCAGCGCGCCCGCCACCCCCATCTGTACGAGCGCATCCGGGACCTGGTCTTCCGCCCCCGCCAGGAAATGATCCTCGGCGTGCTCCGGACCGCGGTGGACCGCGGCGAGGCCCGTCCCGGCGCGGTCACCCCCCGGATCGCGGCGCTCGGCCCACGCTTGGTGCTGGCCTCCCACATGGACGCCGGCCCCGTCCCGGACACCGAGACCACCGCCATCGTCGACGAAATCCTCATACCGCTGATCCGGCCTCTCTCACCCACCCCCTGA
- a CDS encoding DUF3027 domain-containing protein, whose amino-acid sequence MLRGHAASSPDALNEIHKRWVAGRNRDTASADYRDEWYDEQCGLCKFWFPLAGELGSDYGVCANAQSPFDGRVRFEHDGCDEFDDAGEWVTPDSA is encoded by the coding sequence TTGCTTCGCGGACACGCAGCTAGCAGCCCCGACGCCCTGAATGAGATCCACAAACGGTGGGTCGCCGGTCGCAACCGAGATACTGCCAGTGCCGACTATCGCGATGAATGGTACGACGAGCAGTGTGGGTTATGTAAGTTTTGGTTCCCGCTTGCCGGCGAATTGGGATCGGACTATGGAGTTTGCGCTAACGCCCAATCACCCTTTGACGGTAGGGTCCGATTTGAGCATGACGGCTGCGATGAATTCGACGATGCGGGAGAGTGGGTCACGCCTGATTCAGCGTGA